The following proteins are encoded in a genomic region of Maylandia zebra isolate NMK-2024a linkage group LG1, Mzebra_GT3a, whole genome shotgun sequence:
- the LOC143419905 gene encoding adhesion G-protein coupled receptor G5-like, which produces MKVHINLAISLIILNLHFLLSSTVAAVPPTGVCLYMALVLHYSLLTTFSWMAVEGFHLYLLLVKVFNIYIKRYLLKLSVVGWGVPAIIVSVVVIIDRGFYGPAVVDNYNSNSTAICYITNDTVKVLTTVVLFGLVFLFNVILFVTTLWHILILRRVKEFGQRNRDRAKKDICTLLGVITLLGITWGLVFFSFGHLTTPGLYLFCILNSLQGFFIFLWFAMSLRKTKNPRAMPTSEMATTSK; this is translated from the exons ATGAAGGTCCACATCAATCTTGCAATTTCTCTCATCATCCTCAACCTGCACTTCCTGCTAAGTTCCACAGTGGCAGCAGTGCCCCCCACTGGGGTCTGTTTATACATGGCTCTTGTCCTTCACTACTCCCTGCTGACCACTTTTAGCTGGATGGCTGTGGAAGGATTCCACCTCTACCTTCTCTTAGTCAAAGTCTTCAACATCTATATCAAGAGATACCTGCTCAAACTCAGTGTGGTGGGATGGG GAGTTCCTGCGATCATTGTGTCAGTGGTGGTGATCATAGACAGAGGTTTTTATGGTCCTGCTGTTGTGGACAACTATAACTCCAACAGCACTGCAAT ATGTTATATAACTAATGACACGGTGAAGGTGTTGACTACAGTTGTGCTGTTCGGCTTGGTGTTCCTCTTTAACGTGATCCTATTTGTGACAACTCTCTGGCATATTTTGATTCTCCGCCGTGTCAAAGAG TTTGGACAGCGCAACCGTGACCGTGCCAAGAAAGATATTTGTACCCTGCTGGGAGTCATCACTCTGCTCGGCATTACCTGGGGCCTGGTCTTCTTCTCTTTTGGCCATCTGACCACTCCTGGCCTCTACCTCTTCTGCATCCTAAACTCATTGCAAG GTTTCTTTATATTCCTGTGGTTTGCGATGTCACTGAGAAAGACTAAAAATCCCCGTGCTATGCCAACCAGTGAAATGGCTACAACAAGCAAGTAG
- the LOC143419834 gene encoding adhesion G-protein coupled receptor G5-like: protein MTSPSVHVSKKEIEILAYISVIGCSVSLFTLIITVLLFITNRTLRKDVSMNIHINLVIALILLNLHFLPSQAVAAHPSTWLCFYMALALHYSLLATFTWMALEGFHLYLLLVKIFNISVSRYILKLSVVGWGVPAVIVSVVVITDRGFYGHVPLDRSNYDDMKM, encoded by the exons ATG ACGTCTCCTTCTGTGCACGtctcaaaaaaagaaattgagatATTAGCATACATTTCTGTGATTGGCTGTAGCGTGTCTCTCTTTACTCTGATCATCACCGTTTTACTCTTCATCACAAACAG GACGCTCAGAAAAGATGTTTCTATGAACATCCACATCAATCTCGTCATCGCCCTGATCCTCCTCAACCTGCACTTCCTGCCCAGTCAGGCAGTGGCAGCACACCCCTCCACTTGGCTCTGTTTCTACATGGCTCTTGCCCTTCACTACTCCCTGTTGGCCACTTTCACCTGGATGGCCTTGGAGGGGTTCCACCTCTACCTTCTCTTAGTCAAAATCTTTAACATTTCTGTCAGCAGATACATTCTCAAACTCAGTGTGGTGGGATGGG gtgttcCTGCAGTCATTGTGTCAGTGGTGGTTATCACAGACAGAGGCTTTTATGGCCATGTCCCTCTAGACAGATCAAACTATGATGACATGAAAATGTGA